The proteins below come from a single Mesobacillus jeotgali genomic window:
- a CDS encoding ArsR/SmtB family transcription factor, which produces MSCRTGWEIKSSNSMQGIIAGAKEEFPLMDAPEKLESKAAFFKALGDETRLKIMTLLWFEDLCMCEIVDGLSGASSTISHHLKIMEKGKLIKSRREGKFTVYSLDKAKLAPLIPYLKEGDLNV; this is translated from the coding sequence ATGAGTTGTCGAACTGGATGGGAAATAAAATCGTCAAACTCCATGCAAGGGATCATTGCTGGAGCCAAGGAAGAATTTCCTCTTATGGATGCTCCGGAAAAGCTTGAAAGCAAGGCGGCGTTTTTCAAGGCGCTCGGAGATGAGACGCGCCTAAAAATCATGACCTTGTTGTGGTTCGAGGATCTTTGCATGTGTGAAATCGTCGATGGCCTGTCAGGAGCATCCTCAACAATCAGCCACCATTTGAAGATCATGGAAAAGGGCAAGCTCATCAAATCCAGAAGAGAAGGAAAGTTCACTGTCTACAGTCTTGATAAAGCAAAGCTGGCACCTCTGATTCCGTATCTAAAAGAAGGCGATTTAAATGTTTAA
- a CDS encoding ArsR/SmtB family transcription factor, with the protein MIKQSIEMDQAAGIFKLLGDKTRLTMMRILADHDCCVCEFVAIFDTSQPAISQHIRKLKDAGLIKESRRGQWIFYSLNRQNEHFDFVQLLMDALPSQEEKLTELEKQGKRISCD; encoded by the coding sequence TTGATTAAGCAAAGTATTGAGATGGATCAGGCTGCAGGGATTTTTAAGCTGCTTGGGGATAAGACACGTTTGACGATGATGAGAATTCTCGCTGATCATGATTGCTGTGTTTGTGAGTTTGTAGCTATATTTGATACCAGCCAGCCGGCGATCAGCCAGCATATCCGCAAGCTAAAGGACGCAGGGCTGATAAAAGAGAGCAGGAGAGGCCAGTGGATTTTTTACTCGTTGAACCGGCAAAATGAGCATTTCGATTTTGTTCAATTGCTCATGGATGCACTTCCAAGCCAGGAAGAAAAACTAACAGAACTTGAAAAGCAGGGAAAACGGATTTCCTGTGACTAA
- a CDS encoding flavodoxin domain-containing protein, with protein sequence MKSLIVYCSTHGTTAKAAHLLRKQIEGDVIAINLDKTKLHSDLELFDSVLIGGSIHAGSIQGKIKKFMKEHEDVLRRKKLGLFLCCMREGQEAHTQFENAFPPSLREAAIAKGLFGGEFIFSKMNFFEKIIAKSVSGSTEEISHLDLGSINDFAETVNRNNKYLPV encoded by the coding sequence ATGAAGAGTTTGATTGTTTACTGCTCAACACATGGTACGACAGCAAAAGCGGCACATCTCTTACGAAAGCAGATTGAAGGGGATGTCATTGCCATCAATCTGGATAAGACAAAGCTCCATTCAGATTTGGAGCTGTTTGATTCTGTGTTGATCGGCGGATCCATCCATGCCGGCAGCATCCAGGGAAAAATAAAAAAATTCATGAAAGAGCATGAGGACGTGCTGCGAAGAAAAAAGCTCGGCTTGTTTCTTTGCTGCATGAGGGAAGGCCAGGAAGCACACACTCAGTTTGAGAATGCATTCCCGCCAAGCCTCAGGGAAGCGGCAATCGCGAAAGGATTGTTCGGGGGTGAATTCATTTTTTCAAAGATGAATTTTTTCGAGAAAATCATTGCGAAAAGTGTAAGCGGATCGACAGAAGAAATTTCTCATCTCGATCTGGGATCAATCAATGATTTCGCGGAAACTGTTAATCGGAATAATAAGTATTTACCTGTCTAA
- a CDS encoding permease produces MIEFLKSFLWIALELTVLFIGISFLISLLQGYIPYEKIEIKLTGRNQVLASFAAILFAFITPFCSCSTIPVVVNMLKKKIPFSIVMVFLFASPVLDPTILTIMGVVMGWKVTIIYTVITSVFSIVIGFTLDKLGFQRYVKNVIMSGYEEKNQKFNWRFALDETWSLMKSVYPYLLIGAAIGAVIHGLVPTEIITKWFGHDAWWLIPVAAIAGIPLYIRLSSMIPISQMLILKGMALGPVMAMMISSAGASLPEVILLKSIFKKQLVIAFIASVITMSTVSGFVFYFV; encoded by the coding sequence ATGATTGAATTTCTAAAAAGCTTTTTATGGATCGCCCTTGAATTGACTGTGCTTTTTATCGGGATTTCCTTCTTGATCAGCCTGCTTCAGGGATACATTCCTTATGAAAAAATCGAAATAAAACTGACAGGACGCAATCAAGTACTAGCCAGCTTTGCAGCCATCCTGTTCGCGTTTATCACACCCTTTTGTTCCTGCTCCACGATACCAGTAGTCGTCAATATGCTGAAAAAGAAAATTCCGTTTTCAATCGTTATGGTTTTCCTCTTCGCTTCTCCGGTGCTCGACCCGACAATTTTAACCATCATGGGTGTCGTGATGGGCTGGAAGGTAACGATCATTTACACAGTTATCACAAGTGTTTTCTCGATTGTCATCGGCTTTACACTCGATAAGCTGGGATTCCAGCGTTACGTCAAAAATGTCATCATGTCTGGCTATGAAGAAAAGAACCAAAAGTTCAATTGGAGATTTGCTTTAGACGAAACCTGGTCGCTGATGAAAAGTGTCTACCCTTACTTGCTCATCGGTGCTGCAATCGGCGCCGTCATCCACGGACTTGTTCCAACTGAAATCATTACGAAATGGTTCGGGCATGATGCATGGTGGCTGATTCCAGTCGCAGCAATCGCCGGAATTCCATTATATATCCGGCTTTCAAGCATGATTCCGATTTCGCAAATGCTGATTTTAAAAGGAATGGCCCTTGGTCCCGTGATGGCAATGATGATCAGCTCAGCCGGTGCCAGCCTGCCTGAAGTCATCCTATTAAAATCGATTTTTAAAAAGCAGCTTGTGATTGCATTTATCGCATCAGTTATTACGATGTCGACAGTGTCTGGATTTGTGTTCTATTTTGTATAA
- a CDS encoding permease, with translation MFNQLATWLVVDVLNMELSSRLGGALHFFIYDTTKILFLLAVMIFGISFIRSFFPPEKVKEWLGGRRKGAASVMAAVLGVLSPFCSCSTVPLFIGFVEAGIPLGITFTFLISSPIVNEISLVMLFSIFGWKVALIYVLAGMTLAIVAGAIIGKLKMEKHVESYVYEIAAGQEEVHMQEGDSRTFSEKMKAVFSRDELKERTIFAARNVVETVQKIWLYLLIGIGIGAFIHGYAPQDLLVKYAGEGNFFAVPIATLLGVPLYSNAVGSLPIVEALLNKGVGAGTALAFMMAITALSLPEMILLRKVIKPKLIAVFVGVVATGIILIGYGFNAIL, from the coding sequence ATGTTTAATCAACTTGCCACCTGGCTTGTCGTTGATGTCTTGAACATGGAGCTATCGTCAAGACTTGGCGGTGCACTCCACTTTTTCATTTACGACACAACAAAAATCTTGTTTTTGCTCGCGGTGATGATTTTCGGTATTTCATTCATCAGAAGCTTTTTTCCGCCTGAAAAAGTAAAGGAATGGCTCGGTGGCAGAAGGAAGGGAGCTGCCAGTGTGATGGCAGCTGTTCTGGGTGTCTTATCCCCGTTCTGCTCCTGTTCGACGGTGCCACTATTCATCGGCTTTGTCGAGGCTGGAATCCCTTTGGGTATCACATTTACTTTCTTAATTTCATCGCCGATCGTCAATGAAATCTCATTGGTCATGCTGTTTTCTATTTTTGGCTGGAAAGTAGCATTGATTTATGTGCTGGCCGGAATGACTCTGGCGATTGTTGCAGGTGCCATCATTGGCAAGCTGAAAATGGAAAAGCATGTTGAATCATATGTGTATGAAATAGCGGCTGGGCAAGAAGAAGTTCATATGCAAGAAGGAGACAGCAGAACCTTTTCTGAAAAAATGAAAGCAGTTTTCAGCAGAGACGAGCTTAAGGAAAGAACGATTTTTGCTGCACGTAATGTTGTGGAGACAGTCCAGAAGATTTGGCTTTATCTCTTGATCGGGATCGGGATTGGGGCGTTTATCCATGGATATGCTCCGCAAGACCTGCTTGTCAAATATGCTGGAGAAGGCAATTTCTTCGCGGTTCCGATTGCGACGTTACTAGGCGTGCCGCTTTACTCTAATGCTGTCGGTTCCCTGCCTATTGTCGAAGCATTATTGAACAAAGGTGTAGGAGCAGGTACTGCGCTGGCCTTCATGATGGCGATCACCGCCCTGTCCCTGCCGGAAATGATTTTGCTTAGGAAGGTAATCAAACCAAAGCTGATAGCTGTATTCGTCGGCGTTGTCGCCACAGGGATCATACTGATTGGCTATGGTTTCAATGCAATTCTATAA
- a CDS encoding thioredoxin family protein: MNIKVLGTGCKKCQELEKNTRMAVEELQVDAVVEKVEDIKEIMKYKVMSTPALVIDEKVVSTGKLLTVKELKGMLA; the protein is encoded by the coding sequence ATGAATATTAAAGTTTTAGGTACAGGCTGCAAAAAATGCCAGGAGCTAGAAAAAAACACACGCATGGCGGTCGAAGAATTGCAGGTTGACGCTGTGGTAGAAAAGGTAGAAGACATCAAGGAAATCATGAAGTACAAAGTTATGAGCACCCCTGCACTTGTCATCGACGAAAAGGTGGTTTCCACAGGCAAGCTGTTAACTGTCAAAGAGCTGAAAGGCATGTTGGCTTAA
- a CDS encoding hemolysin family protein yields MEVPIGLVILLGVLILLSAFFSSAETAFSSVNKIRLRNYESEGRAGSKKALYISENFDDALSTILVGNNIVNIAAASISSKVAVDIFGASTGLIVSTFGMTILILIFGEILPKSIAKENAEAYSLKISGILLLLIKILTPINFVFSKLKASVSRMFSKDGEAQPSVTEEEIKVMVDISEEEGVINNDERELVHRSLEFNDVLVGEILTHRMDMITIEVNQPLEEIKQIFLEERFSRIPVYEENIDNVIGFLSEREFFAELIQNKEVNVREMLRQPMFVVKSMKIATLLPELQRTKSHMAIVVDEFGGTSGLITLEDILEELVGEIWDEHDEKVNIITKIDESTYEFDAQYDLDDFAELFNVPMPETSYHNLGGWIFETLESIPVNGDTFVYENLRIIVKEVENHRIRNIKVEIMPVLEVEE; encoded by the coding sequence TTGGAAGTTCCCATAGGTTTAGTCATTTTATTAGGTGTTTTAATTCTTTTGTCTGCCTTCTTTTCATCGGCAGAGACCGCTTTTTCCAGCGTCAATAAAATCAGGCTGCGAAACTATGAGTCTGAAGGCCGCGCTGGAAGCAAGAAAGCTTTGTATATTTCTGAGAATTTTGATGACGCGTTGTCTACAATTCTAGTAGGTAACAATATCGTCAATATTGCAGCGGCGAGTATTTCATCCAAGGTAGCTGTTGATATCTTCGGAGCAAGCACAGGTCTGATCGTAAGTACATTTGGTATGACGATCTTGATCCTGATTTTTGGTGAAATTTTGCCGAAGTCAATAGCGAAGGAAAATGCAGAAGCTTATTCGTTAAAAATTTCCGGTATCCTGCTGTTGCTGATTAAAATCCTTACGCCAATCAATTTCGTGTTCAGTAAATTGAAGGCATCCGTATCGAGGATGTTCTCGAAGGATGGGGAAGCCCAGCCATCTGTCACCGAAGAAGAAATCAAGGTGATGGTGGACATCAGTGAAGAAGAGGGCGTCATCAACAATGATGAGAGGGAGCTTGTGCACCGTTCCCTGGAATTTAACGATGTTCTTGTCGGCGAAATTTTAACACATCGAATGGATATGATTACAATCGAAGTAAACCAGCCTCTTGAGGAAATCAAGCAGATTTTCCTTGAGGAACGTTTTTCACGAATCCCGGTTTATGAAGAGAATATAGATAATGTCATCGGATTCTTGTCCGAGCGTGAATTTTTCGCTGAATTGATTCAGAATAAAGAAGTGAATGTCCGTGAGATGCTCCGTCAGCCGATGTTCGTCGTGAAGTCGATGAAAATCGCCACCCTGTTGCCTGAGCTGCAAAGGACGAAGAGCCATATGGCCATCGTAGTCGATGAATTCGGCGGCACGAGCGGCCTGATTACGCTTGAAGACATCCTTGAAGAGCTTGTCGGCGAGATTTGGGATGAGCACGATGAAAAGGTCAACATTATAACAAAAATCGATGAGAGCACGTATGAATTCGATGCCCAGTATGATCTAGATGATTTTGCTGAATTGTTCAATGTGCCAATGCCGGAGACTTCTTACCACAACCTAGGCGGCTGGATTTTTGAAACTCTTGAGAGTATCCCGGTAAACGGCGATACATTTGTTTACGAAAACCTGCGGATTATCGTCAAGGAAGTAGAAAATCACCGGATTCGTAATATTAAGGTGGAAATCATGCCAGTTCTTGAAGTTGAAGAATAA
- a CDS encoding undecaprenyl-diphosphatase: MNIELFRMINDAGKEFGALNPVMVIIANNAIYLLAAAVLVYLFSRNQRNRLMVVSGLTALLLAEIAGKIAGMLHSNHQPFARLPDVNQLIEMEVNNSFPSDHTIIFFTMAVTFWLFKRKHTYLWILLAGMVGFSRIWAGVHYPADILVGAILGSGFAYLGYRVISTINLFNKNKSTGKEMKNL; the protein is encoded by the coding sequence ATGAATATTGAGCTTTTCAGAATGATCAATGATGCCGGAAAGGAATTCGGAGCGCTGAATCCGGTCATGGTCATAATTGCTAACAATGCGATTTACCTGTTAGCGGCGGCTGTCCTTGTATACTTGTTCAGCCGAAACCAAAGGAATCGATTGATGGTGGTAAGTGGTTTGACAGCACTTTTGTTGGCAGAGATAGCCGGGAAAATTGCGGGCATGCTTCACTCGAATCACCAGCCGTTTGCAAGGCTTCCCGATGTTAATCAATTGATTGAGATGGAAGTAAACAACTCGTTTCCGAGTGACCATACAATTATTTTTTTTACGATGGCGGTTACTTTCTGGCTGTTTAAAAGGAAGCATACATATTTATGGATCTTGCTCGCCGGGATGGTTGGTTTTTCGCGGATATGGGCCGGGGTGCATTATCCGGCGGATATCCTAGTAGGTGCGATTCTTGGATCAGGATTCGCTTATCTTGGCTACCGCGTGATTTCAACGATCAACTTATTCAATAAGAATAAATCGACAGGCAAGGAAATGAAAAATCTATAG